In Chloroflexota bacterium, one genomic interval encodes:
- a CDS encoding cyclic nucleotide-binding domain-containing protein, with product MSSFESVRSTLRQSPLLRTLPALLLDALAARASEQRYCCGDIVFHDGDSGRSLYLIASGEVDIVIDHHGQEFVLARIGAGEPFGEMALIDDSPRSATVRASSPELVVLELQRSDLLEALQIHPPALYEILRLLTGRLRASDSVRVQELVNKFEALAEANRRLESNYNATLAALSQALDLRDQAIFGHSERVSTYSLAIGDALALPAQQLHSLRLGALLHDIGKIGVSDTILRKPGPLSADETQEMRLHPAWGKRIIEGIEFLRPALDVVYAHHERWDGRGYPRGLRGDDIPLTARIFAVVDVFDALTMVRPYKLAWPTAQAREQIVGESGKAFDPRIVGAFLLVYPQFVEIVQKALAAADSFGGDAA from the coding sequence ATGAGTTCTTTCGAGTCAGTCCGTTCCACCCTGCGGCAATCGCCGCTCTTGAGAACGCTGCCGGCGCTCTTGCTGGATGCGCTCGCCGCGCGCGCCTCCGAGCAGCGTTACTGCTGCGGCGACATCGTCTTTCACGACGGCGATTCCGGCCGCAGCCTGTACCTGATTGCGTCCGGCGAAGTCGATATCGTCATCGACCATCACGGCCAGGAGTTCGTGCTTGCGCGGATCGGCGCAGGCGAGCCGTTTGGCGAGATGGCGCTGATCGACGATTCGCCGCGCTCGGCGACCGTGCGCGCGTCGAGCCCGGAACTGGTCGTACTGGAGTTGCAGCGCTCGGATCTGCTCGAAGCGTTGCAGATCCACCCGCCCGCGCTGTATGAGATTCTCCGCCTGTTAACCGGGCGTTTGCGCGCGTCGGATTCGGTGCGGGTGCAAGAGCTGGTAAACAAGTTCGAGGCGCTGGCCGAGGCCAATCGGCGGCTGGAGAGCAACTATAACGCCACGCTGGCGGCGCTCTCGCAGGCGCTCGACCTGCGCGACCAAGCGATCTTCGGCCACTCCGAGCGGGTCAGCACTTACTCGCTGGCGATCGGCGACGCGCTGGCGCTGCCGGCGCAGCAACTGCACTCGCTGCGGCTGGGCGCGCTATTGCACGATATCGGCAAGATCGGCGTATCCGACACGATCCTGCGCAAGCCCGGCCCGCTATCGGCTGATGAAACGCAGGAAATGCGCCTGCACCCGGCCTGGGGCAAGCGAATCATTGAGGGGATCGAATTCCTGCGGCCGGCGCTCGATGTGGTCTATGCCCATCATGAGCGATGGGATGGGCGCGGCTATCCGCGCGGATTGCGCGGCGACGATATTCCCCTGACGGCACGCATATTTGCCGTGGTCGACGTGTTCGATGCGCTCACGATGGTGCGCCCGTACAAGCTGGCCTGGCCGACCGCGCAGGCGCGCGAGCAGATTGTCGGCGAGTCCGGCAAAGCGTTCGACCCGCGCATAGTAGGCGCCTTCTTGCTGGTGTACCCGCAGTTTGTCGAGATCGTGCAGAAGGCACTGGCGGCTGCTGACTCGTTTGGCGGCGACGCCGCGTGA
- a CDS encoding glycosyltransferase family 39 protein codes for MSTPAVTRRIELALYTGILLVALVLRIYDLRAAPPGAQHDETFSANFATQIIDGARPLYWDQNGGVLPLHAYLVAPFFALAGADIVSLRMVSVVCGLAAIIFTALAARRLFGVFAGLISAALMAVSHWQLFESRVGLEPVTLLMMAALIAWLFSVVFVSSPPGSTWPQRRRAGVIALGVATGLAQYTYQSAPLIPFSIAAYAGYLLVWNRARWHAQWRALVVALLLGTVVASPMVIHVLTTTGDATSRSEDLAADMRAALSGDVEPLARNIAGVAGMFAFAGDPSWRYNLAGRPVFTLVIGLLAYGGLALCVRRWRDPRFAFVVIWIASNVIASAVTRASPSYLRSSAALPLIVMLPPLALDAVRGRLPSARRAWAVAFTAALAVLLAWETTSTTVDYFTRWATDARVRTIYRADLAEIAAFLDTQQPAGTVMLSARYAADLDQNALYLMQARKQRFQWFNGRRVLVLPDDRSGRGVSYFIPATNESLSDGAGLLKTLATQAGPPDERGKPAFMLYHLPPDGLRRLRTPAPAYPLHANMNNEVELVGVDATPTGHHLHVLLYWRVLRRIPGDLNRNFFAHLVDSDGRRWTQEDRSAYPTSSWQDDDLVWQWYDLALPADAPAGNYSVELGVYDANAPGQPRLRVIDATGVPAGDAVRVGPFALR; via the coding sequence GTGAGCACACCAGCCGTCACACGCCGCATCGAATTGGCGCTTTATACCGGCATCCTGCTCGTCGCACTGGTCCTGCGCATCTATGATCTGCGCGCCGCGCCGCCCGGCGCACAGCACGACGAAACATTCTCGGCCAACTTCGCCACTCAGATCATCGACGGAGCGCGGCCACTTTACTGGGATCAGAACGGCGGGGTGTTGCCCCTGCACGCCTATCTGGTCGCGCCGTTTTTCGCCCTCGCCGGCGCTGACATCGTCAGCCTGCGCATGGTTTCGGTCGTGTGCGGGCTTGCCGCGATCATCTTTACCGCGCTGGCCGCGCGCCGGCTGTTCGGGGTGTTTGCCGGGCTGATCAGCGCAGCGCTGATGGCGGTATCGCACTGGCAGCTATTTGAAAGCCGCGTCGGGCTGGAGCCGGTGACCCTGCTGATGATGGCGGCACTGATCGCGTGGCTATTCAGCGTCGTGTTTGTGTCGTCGCCACCCGGATCCACATGGCCCCAGCGACGACGGGCGGGCGTCATCGCACTCGGCGTCGCAACCGGCCTCGCGCAGTACACGTACCAATCCGCGCCGCTGATTCCGTTCAGCATCGCTGCGTACGCCGGCTATCTCCTCGTCTGGAATCGCGCGCGCTGGCATGCGCAGTGGCGTGCCCTGGTGGTCGCGCTGCTACTGGGCACTGTCGTTGCCTCGCCGATGGTCATTCACGTGCTGACCACCACCGGCGATGCGACCAGCCGCTCGGAAGATCTGGCCGCCGATATGCGCGCGGCGCTGTCCGGCGACGTAGAGCCGCTGGCTCGCAACATCGCCGGCGTGGCTGGCATGTTCGCGTTTGCGGGGGACCCCTCGTGGCGTTACAACCTTGCCGGCCGGCCCGTCTTCACCCTCGTGATTGGCCTGCTCGCGTACGGGGGGCTGGCGCTCTGCGTGCGCCGCTGGCGCGATCCACGCTTCGCTTTCGTCGTGATCTGGATCGCCAGCAACGTCATCGCCAGCGCGGTGACGCGCGCCAGCCCGTCATATCTGCGTAGCAGCGCCGCACTGCCGCTGATCGTCATGCTGCCGCCGCTGGCTCTGGATGCCGTGCGCGGGCGACTGCCATCCGCGCGGCGCGCGTGGGCGGTGGCGTTCACCGCGGCGCTGGCGGTGCTGCTGGCCTGGGAAACGACGAGCACGACGGTGGACTACTTCACACGCTGGGCCACCGATGCGCGGGTGCGCACGATCTATCGCGCCGATCTGGCCGAGATCGCCGCTTTCCTGGACACGCAGCAACCGGCCGGCACTGTCATGCTGTCGGCGCGCTACGCGGCCGACCTCGACCAGAACGCGCTATACCTGATGCAGGCGCGCAAGCAGCGTTTTCAGTGGTTCAACGGCCGGCGCGTGCTCGTCCTGCCGGACGACCGCAGCGGCCGGGGGGTGAGTTACTTCATTCCGGCAACAAACGAATCGCTGAGCGACGGCGCGGGACTGCTCAAAACGCTCGCAACCCAGGCGGGGCCGCCCGACGAGCGGGGCAAGCCAGCGTTCATGTTGTACCATCTGCCGCCGGATGGCCTGCGCCGTCTGCGGACGCCCGCGCCGGCCTACCCGCTGCATGCCAATATGAACAACGAAGTCGAGCTGGTGGGGGTTGATGCGACACCCACCGGCCACCACCTGCACGTTTTGCTCTACTGGCGCGTGCTGCGACGAATTCCCGGCGATCTCAATCGCAACTTCTTCGCGCACCTGGTAGACAGCGACGGGCGCCGCTGGACGCAGGAGGATCGCTCGGCGTACCCAACCTCGTCGTGGCAGGATGACGACCTGGTCTGGCAGTGGTACGATCTGGCGCTGCCGGCCGATGCGCCGGCAGGGAACTACTCTGTGGAACTCGGCGTATACGACGCCAACGCGCCCGGGCAACCGCGCTTGCGGGTCATTGACGCCACGGGCGTGCCGGCCGGCGACGCCGTGCGCGTCGGGCCGTTTGCCCTGCGCTAA
- a CDS encoding phospholipid carrier-dependent glycosyltransferase, with product MRNLTFRDGLLLVALTVLALAVRLVQLDSVPPGLHHDEAQNGLDARYLLESGERPIYIGTRFNGEPILQYAIMVSESVLGMTPVAVRFPSALFGALTVPLLYLLALELFRQGGASARAATRQAAIAAFVLATIYWHVNASREGYKPILVPLFSTLSFLLLLYTFRPAGGARPTGWRDWIWPVSTGIVLGVGFYTYPSIRFMYIIVALYVLLVLWRDRAQWRRPFARASVAAVVAALVFAPLAFYYVQHPAAFFTRSDQVAVWATRPGQMTEAIMENAGKVAGMFIVAGDSNPRHNLPARPALDWGLSAGFLLGLALVMRRATRPPYLLVILWLLIMLVPSVVTEAAPNFLRTLGAAAPTALLIGWGLGAVIDRAQRIPRLTPVALLLVSALLLASAAQSLNAYFNVMPRDPRIWYAFDVGLVKIGDVVRGLPAGERVYLSPFDSGQASIQFALGAARPDFKWFDGRKCLVAPPPDRPATMLIVSEDFRTLGHLREYWPQGTATRLADDFAGKEYLSMFRVPAQVWNNVPRAAVGKTFGGQMTLTGYTLLADRLAAGQGIPTVLFWRAQQPMQTAYTVFAQLVGPTNPRTGTPLWGQYDNQPCAGGYPTTRWDPAETLVHDFLIVVDKETPAGTYQIVVGAYDLKTGVRLTLSDGSDHVTIGPVEVQRP from the coding sequence ATGCGTAACCTGACTTTTCGCGACGGACTGCTACTCGTCGCCCTGACCGTGCTGGCGCTTGCGGTGCGTCTGGTCCAACTGGACAGCGTACCACCCGGCCTGCACCACGACGAGGCGCAAAACGGCCTCGACGCGCGCTATTTGCTGGAATCCGGCGAGCGCCCCATCTACATCGGCACGCGCTTCAACGGCGAGCCGATACTCCAGTACGCCATTATGGTAAGCGAATCCGTGCTGGGCATGACACCGGTTGCGGTGCGCTTCCCAAGCGCCCTGTTCGGCGCGCTGACGGTGCCGTTGCTTTATCTGCTGGCGCTCGAACTGTTCCGGCAGGGCGGCGCCAGCGCGCGCGCCGCCACACGCCAGGCTGCCATTGCCGCTTTTGTGCTGGCGACGATCTACTGGCACGTCAACGCCTCTCGCGAGGGCTACAAGCCGATTCTGGTGCCGTTGTTCAGTACGCTCTCGTTCCTGCTGCTGCTCTACACGTTCCGCCCGGCCGGCGGCGCGCGTCCGACCGGTTGGCGCGACTGGATCTGGCCGGTCTCAACCGGCATCGTACTGGGCGTCGGCTTCTACACCTACCCTTCGATCCGCTTCATGTATATCATCGTCGCGCTGTACGTGCTGCTGGTACTGTGGCGCGACCGCGCGCAGTGGCGACGCCCGTTCGCGCGCGCGAGCGTGGCCGCCGTGGTGGCTGCACTCGTATTCGCGCCGCTGGCGTTCTATTATGTTCAGCACCCGGCCGCCTTCTTCACCCGCTCCGACCAGGTCGCCGTCTGGGCGACACGCCCGGGGCAGATGACCGAGGCGATCATGGAGAACGCCGGCAAAGTCGCCGGCATGTTCATCGTCGCCGGCGACAGCAACCCGCGCCACAACCTGCCCGCCCGCCCGGCGCTTGACTGGGGGTTGTCCGCTGGATTCCTGCTCGGGCTGGCGCTCGTCATGCGGCGCGCAACCCGGCCGCCCTACCTGCTCGTGATCTTATGGCTGCTGATCATGCTCGTGCCATCGGTCGTCACTGAAGCGGCGCCGAACTTCCTGCGCACGCTAGGCGCGGCGGCGCCGACCGCGCTGCTGATCGGCTGGGGGCTGGGCGCGGTCATCGACCGAGCGCAGCGTATCCCGCGTCTGACGCCGGTTGCTCTGCTGCTGGTGAGCGCACTGCTGCTGGCCTCGGCTGCGCAGTCGCTCAATGCGTACTTCAACGTCATGCCCCGCGACCCGCGCATATGGTACGCCTTTGACGTTGGGCTTGTGAAGATCGGCGATGTGGTGCGCGGCCTGCCGGCCGGCGAGCGGGTGTATCTGTCGCCGTTCGACAGCGGCCAGGCGAGCATTCAGTTTGCGCTGGGCGCGGCGCGTCCGGATTTCAAGTGGTTCGACGGGCGCAAGTGTCTCGTCGCGCCGCCGCCCGACCGCCCGGCAACGATGCTGATTGTCAGCGAGGACTTCCGCACGCTGGGCCACCTGCGCGAGTACTGGCCGCAGGGAACGGCCACGCGATTGGCCGACGACTTCGCCGGCAAGGAGTACCTGTCGATGTTTCGGGTGCCGGCACAGGTATGGAACAACGTGCCGCGTGCGGCAGTCGGCAAAACCTTCGGCGGCCAGATGACCTTGACCGGCTATACCTTGCTGGCCGACCGGTTGGCCGCCGGGCAAGGCATTCCGACCGTGCTGTTCTGGCGCGCGCAGCAGCCGATGCAGACAGCGTACACCGTATTTGCGCAACTGGTCGGCCCGACCAACCCGCGCACCGGCACGCCGCTGTGGGGGCAGTACGACAACCAGCCGTGCGCCGGCGGCTACCCGACGACACGCTGGGACCCGGCGGAGACGCTCGTCCACGATTTCCTGATCGTTGTGGACAAAGAAACCCCGGCCGGAACGTACCAGATCGTCGTGGGCGCGTACGACCTGAAGACCGGCGTGCGGCTCACACTCTCGGATGGTAGCGATCATGTGACCATCGGCCCGGTCGAGGTACAGCGCCCGTGA
- a CDS encoding thiamine pyrophosphate-requiring protein: MSEPSMPRTVAEAYLAHLKQRGVDYLFANGGTDFAPLVEAYARAPESGLTFPQPIAVAHENAAVCMALGYTMVTGRPQAVMVHVSVGTANAVLGLMNSMRDRVPLLMTAGRTPLFEEGRFGSRASYIHWAQEMFDQAGMVREFVKWDYELRDGLNVEQVVDRALAIATAAPAGPVYLSLPREVLAQSAEPRVRSLPGHAATPTAAHPDPEAVVRAAALLAQAERPLIVTIASGQDPQTVSMLAELAERFALPVVEARARFMCLSPAHPMHIGFDAASALDEADVVLVLEADVPWMPNLERPDAQAQIIHAGIDPLFSRYPMRSFPSDLSVTAPMRAFLPALTRAMKMASAGRDAQISARRERAAAWRRAAWGRYADERALDERAGGPISKVWLSRCLNDIKPPDAILVNEYSVQRPHIDFTQAGTYYQYPPIGALGWGVPAALGAQMAAPDRLVIATVGDGAYMFANPAACHQVAAAQKLPVLTIVCNNSRWDAVSDAALRMYPQGAAKQTGNAQLSSLSPSPRFEQYAEASGGYGECVTERAELPHALARALRVVREERRQALLNVICA; the protein is encoded by the coding sequence ATGAGCGAACCCAGCATGCCGCGCACCGTCGCCGAAGCATACCTCGCGCACTTAAAGCAGCGCGGGGTCGATTACCTGTTCGCCAACGGCGGCACTGACTTTGCGCCACTCGTCGAAGCGTATGCGCGTGCGCCGGAATCGGGTCTGACGTTCCCGCAGCCGATCGCGGTCGCGCACGAGAACGCCGCCGTCTGCATGGCGCTCGGATACACCATGGTCACCGGCAGACCGCAAGCCGTCATGGTGCATGTCAGTGTCGGCACGGCCAACGCCGTGCTCGGCCTGATGAACTCCATGCGCGACCGCGTGCCGCTGTTGATGACCGCCGGGCGCACGCCGCTATTTGAGGAAGGGCGCTTCGGTTCGCGTGCGTCGTACATCCACTGGGCGCAGGAGATGTTCGACCAGGCCGGCATGGTGCGCGAGTTTGTGAAGTGGGACTACGAACTGCGCGACGGGCTCAACGTCGAGCAAGTCGTGGACCGTGCGCTGGCGATCGCCACCGCAGCGCCGGCCGGGCCGGTCTATCTGAGCCTGCCGCGCGAGGTGCTGGCGCAGAGCGCCGAGCCGCGCGTGCGCTCTCTGCCGGGGCATGCCGCCACGCCGACCGCCGCACACCCCGACCCCGAGGCCGTAGTCCGCGCCGCCGCGCTGCTTGCACAGGCCGAGCGGCCGCTGATCGTAACGATCGCCAGCGGGCAGGACCCGCAGACCGTCTCGATGCTGGCCGAACTCGCCGAGCGGTTTGCACTGCCGGTCGTCGAGGCACGCGCGCGTTTCATGTGCCTGTCGCCAGCGCATCCGATGCACATCGGCTTCGACGCCGCATCGGCGCTCGATGAGGCCGACGTGGTGCTGGTGCTCGAAGCCGATGTGCCATGGATGCCGAACCTCGAACGGCCGGATGCACAGGCGCAGATCATCCACGCGGGAATCGACCCGCTGTTCAGCCGCTACCCGATGCGCAGTTTTCCCTCCGACCTGTCCGTCACCGCACCCATGCGCGCATTCCTGCCCGCGCTGACGCGCGCGATGAAAATGGCATCGGCCGGACGAGACGCACAGATCAGCGCGCGGCGAGAGCGCGCCGCGGCGTGGCGCCGCGCCGCGTGGGGGCGTTACGCCGACGAGCGCGCGCTGGATGAGCGCGCTGGCGGGCCGATCAGCAAGGTGTGGCTGAGCCGCTGCCTGAACGACATCAAGCCACCCGATGCGATTCTCGTCAACGAGTACTCAGTCCAGCGGCCGCACATCGACTTCACACAGGCCGGCACGTATTACCAGTACCCGCCGATCGGCGCGCTTGGCTGGGGAGTGCCGGCTGCGCTCGGCGCGCAGATGGCCGCGCCGGATCGGCTCGTCATCGCGACCGTTGGCGACGGCGCATACATGTTCGCCAACCCGGCCGCCTGCCATCAGGTAGCCGCCGCGCAGAAGCTGCCGGTGCTGACGATTGTGTGCAACAACAGCCGCTGGGACGCCGTGAGCGATGCTGCGTTGCGCATGTACCCGCAGGGCGCGGCGAAGCAGACGGGGAACGCGCAACTCTCGTCATTGTCGCCCTCACCGCGCTTTGAGCAGTACGCCGAGGCATCGGGTGGCTACGGCGAATGCGTCACCGAGCGCGCCGAGCTACCGCATGCGCTGGCGCGCGCGCTGCGCGTCGTGCGCGAGGAACGACGGCAGGCGCTGCTCAACGTGATCTGTGCATAA
- a CDS encoding ribokinase — MTAPDYLVIGHIAKDITPDGHTIGGTVTYSAVAAQRLGLHVAIVSAADRVFGAEVRAALPGIALHNTVSAQSTTFQNTYTDSGRVQVLRGHADTLTFADVPADWRAARIVHLGPIAQECDAALARQFPGSLVALTPQGWLRQWDAEGRVRPCDWPDALSVLSQVDVLIFSPEDVGHDWDRIHAYTRAAPLAVLTLERHGALVFQRDEGRWLSPREARVVDPTGAGDVFAAAFLSAYVDHRDPFAAARFANVAASFSIEGRGISSIPDRATVENWLATHPTF; from the coding sequence ATGACCGCCCCGGACTATCTCGTCATCGGACACATCGCCAAAGACATCACGCCGGATGGTCACACGATCGGCGGCACGGTAACGTACTCCGCGGTGGCTGCTCAGCGGCTCGGGCTGCACGTCGCGATTGTTTCTGCCGCGGATCGCGTATTCGGCGCGGAGGTGCGGGCGGCCCTGCCGGGCATTGCGCTGCACAACACGGTATCGGCTCAGTCCACGACGTTCCAGAACACGTACACCGACAGCGGGCGCGTGCAGGTATTGCGCGGGCACGCCGACACGCTCACGTTCGCCGATGTGCCGGCCGATTGGCGCGCGGCGCGCATTGTGCACCTCGGTCCCATCGCGCAGGAATGCGATGCGGCGCTGGCGCGGCAGTTTCCTGGCTCGCTCGTGGCGTTGACACCGCAGGGCTGGCTGCGCCAGTGGGATGCCGAAGGCCGTGTGCGCCCGTGCGACTGGCCCGATGCGCTGTCTGTGCTCTCGCAGGTCGATGTGCTCATCTTCAGCCCCGAAGACGTCGGGCATGATTGGGATCGCATCCACGCATATACGCGCGCGGCGCCGCTGGCCGTGCTGACGCTGGAGCGGCACGGGGCGCTGGTCTTTCAGCGTGACGAGGGGCGGTGGCTGTCGCCGCGCGAGGCGCGCGTGGTCGACCCGACCGGCGCGGGTGATGTGTTCGCGGCCGCATTCCTATCGGCGTATGTGGATCACCGTGATCCGTTTGCAGCGGCGCGCTTTGCCAACGTCGCCGCATCGTTCTCGATTGAAGGGCGTGGCATCTCCTCAATTCCCGATCGGGCCACCGTGGAGAATTGGCTGGCTACACACCCAACATTTTAG
- a CDS encoding ParA family protein, producing MTRVYSIANQKGGVGKTTTAVNLGAALAERGKQVLLIDMDPQANATSSLGVDKRTVHQSIYDCLMDNVPAERIIKLTNWVRLDLIPANAALAGAEVELVNEETREYRLREMLRQLSAPYDFILIDCPPTLSLLTLNALTASEGVLVPVQCEYLAMEGLAQLVSTIEAVRRSLNPDLHIVGLVLTMFDSRTHLSQQVVDEVRRHFGDRVFGPLIPRSVRLSEAPSFGQPGITYAPTTPGAQAYRALAVELIERTDREPVAQERV from the coding sequence ATGACACGTGTGTATAGCATCGCCAATCAAAAAGGTGGCGTCGGGAAGACGACGACAGCCGTCAATCTGGGCGCGGCGCTGGCCGAAAGAGGCAAGCAGGTTCTGTTGATCGATATGGACCCGCAGGCCAACGCCACGTCATCGCTCGGCGTCGACAAGCGCACCGTCCATCAGTCGATCTATGACTGCCTGATGGACAATGTGCCGGCCGAGCGGATCATCAAACTGACGAACTGGGTGCGGCTTGACCTGATTCCGGCGAACGCCGCGCTGGCGGGTGCCGAAGTAGAACTGGTCAATGAGGAAACGCGCGAGTACCGATTGCGTGAGATGCTGAGACAACTTTCAGCACCATACGACTTCATCCTTATCGATTGCCCGCCGACGCTCAGCCTGTTGACTCTAAACGCATTGACGGCCAGCGAGGGCGTGCTCGTGCCAGTGCAGTGCGAATACCTGGCGATGGAGGGTCTGGCGCAATTGGTATCGACAATCGAGGCGGTCAGGCGCAGCCTCAACCCAGACCTGCACATCGTGGGTTTGGTGCTGACAATGTTCGACAGCCGCACCCATCTGTCACAGCAGGTGGTCGATGAGGTGCGCCGGCACTTCGGCGATCGGGTCTTCGGCCCGCTGATCCCGCGCAGCGTCCGGCTTAGCGAGGCGCCGTCGTTCGGCCAGCCCGGCATCACCTACGCACCGACTACTCCGGGCGCGCAAGCCTATCGCGCGCTGGCGGTCGAACTGATCGAGCGCACAGATCGTGAGCCGGTTGCGCAGGAGCGTGTATGA
- a CDS encoding ParB/RepB/Spo0J family partition protein, with translation MSNRRLGLGRGLDALIPQPRTPSTVSSGSVQTIDIDRIVPNPRQPRQRFAPDTLHELAESIREHGVIQPLIVMQIRTGEVDATPRYQLIAGERRWQASKLAGLMVVPVVVREASTQQMLELALIENIQRSDLNPLEEALAYRQLMDDFQLTQEQAAARVGKSRVAVANAVRLLKLPEEIQRVLAEGQISEGHARAFLRLESESDQRKLLKHIIDDGWSVRQAETFGTPAKTSSTRSRTDDPEESARDPQGRHLEQQFRRALGTKVTLVRHRSGGGRLIVEFFSDEELQSIHDRIIGTDR, from the coding sequence ATGAGCAACCGTCGGCTTGGACTGGGACGCGGTTTGGATGCCCTGATCCCGCAACCCCGCACTCCTAGCACAGTGAGCAGCGGGAGCGTGCAGACCATCGACATTGATCGGATCGTGCCGAACCCGCGCCAGCCGCGCCAGCGATTCGCGCCGGATACCCTGCACGAGTTGGCCGAGTCGATCCGCGAGCACGGCGTGATCCAGCCGCTGATCGTCATGCAGATTCGCACCGGCGAGGTCGATGCTACGCCGCGCTACCAGTTGATCGCGGGTGAGCGGCGCTGGCAGGCGTCGAAGCTGGCCGGCCTGATGGTCGTGCCAGTCGTCGTGCGCGAGGCCAGCACACAGCAGATGCTGGAACTGGCGCTGATCGAAAACATCCAGCGCTCCGACCTGAACCCGCTCGAAGAGGCGCTGGCGTACCGCCAGTTGATGGATGATTTCCAGTTGACGCAGGAACAGGCCGCGGCACGTGTGGGCAAGAGCCGTGTCGCGGTCGCCAATGCGGTTCGCCTGCTCAAATTGCCGGAAGAGATCCAGCGTGTGCTCGCCGAAGGGCAGATCAGCGAAGGACACGCCCGCGCGTTTCTGCGCCTGGAGTCGGAGTCGGACCAGCGTAAACTGCTCAAGCATATTATCGACGATGGCTGGTCGGTGCGGCAAGCCGAGACCTTTGGCACGCCGGCCAAGACATCCAGCACGCGCAGTCGAACCGACGATCCGGAGGAAAGTGCGCGTGATCCGCAGGGCCGGCATCTGGAGCAGCAGTTTCGCCGCGCGCTCGGCACCAAGGTCACGCTGGTGCGGCATCGTTCGGGGGGTGGGCGGCTGATCGTCGAGTTCTTCTCGGACGAAGAGTTGCAGTCGATTCACGACCGGATTATCGGAACCGATCGCTGA
- a CDS encoding class I SAM-dependent methyltransferase: MSTPEPVGTRVADVPICNYEGSTYRTDFWEGKGREYEDAVERVALRALLPAWGERLIELGAGYGRLADLYAGFERVVLTDRALTQVQQARRLRGSDPRFAFVVCDAYALPFKSEAVTQVVSVRMLHHLVDVPRALVEIARIIAPGGAYVTEFASKRHLKSIFRWLLRRQQENPFSPEPHEFVALNFDFHPRWMEQQMARAGFAIDARRAVSHFRVGLLKRFVPLRLLVAADRALQRVGGWWPWTPSLFVCAHKR, from the coding sequence ATGAGCACACCAGAACCGGTCGGAACCCGCGTTGCCGATGTCCCGATCTGTAACTACGAAGGCTCGACATACCGCACCGACTTCTGGGAAGGCAAGGGGCGCGAGTATGAAGATGCGGTCGAACGTGTCGCGCTGCGTGCCCTGTTGCCAGCATGGGGTGAGCGGCTGATCGAGTTGGGTGCCGGCTACGGGCGCCTGGCCGACTTGTACGCCGGATTCGAGCGCGTGGTGTTGACCGACCGCGCCTTAACGCAGGTGCAGCAGGCGCGACGGCTGCGTGGCAGCGATCCACGCTTCGCTTTTGTCGTCTGCGACGCCTACGCCCTGCCGTTCAAGTCGGAGGCGGTGACGCAGGTCGTGTCAGTACGAATGTTACATCATCTGGTCGATGTGCCGCGTGCGCTCGTCGAGATCGCGCGCATCATCGCGCCGGGTGGCGCTTATGTGACGGAGTTCGCCAGCAAACGGCACCTCAAGTCAATCTTTCGCTGGCTGCTTCGCCGTCAGCAAGAGAACCCGTTTTCGCCGGAGCCACACGAGTTCGTGGCACTCAACTTCGACTTTCATCCACGCTGGATGGAACAACAAATGGCACGTGCCGGCTTTGCAATTGATGCGCGTCGCGCTGTATCGCATTTCCGGGTCGGTTTGCTCAAGCGGTTCGTACCCCTGAGACTGCTTGTTGCCGCCGATCGCGCTCTCCAACGTGTTGGAGGATGGTGGCCATGGACGCCAA